One window from the genome of Choloepus didactylus isolate mChoDid1 chromosome 2, mChoDid1.pri, whole genome shotgun sequence encodes:
- the FCRLB gene encoding Fc receptor-like B isoform X1, whose amino-acid sequence MALGLHPSVFAAGRFIMWVLTALLLLVPSSGQAVALEKPILSLHPPWTTIFKGERVTLRCDGYHPLLLELRPINTLWYLGHLLLPSHKKSIEVQTPGVYRCQTRGAPVSDPIHLSVSNDWLILQVPYAAVFEGEPLVMRCRGWYDKVVYKLHYYRDSQAVRYFHSSANYTVPQARVSDSGRYQCSGTMRIPVESAPMFSAKVAVTVQELFQAPALRVMGRVEDRGAAHRGVVMRCDTRLHPQKRDTPLQFAFYKYSRVVRRFDWGAEYTVPEPEVEELESYWCEAATATRSVRKRSPWLQLPGPGSPLDLASATSPAPQAAALAPENKPLSFRKPSVSRSVSSVTSFPNTTLSGLLFPAVSAPTAGPPACTQPSPLEQSAGGALKPDMDLLLREMQLLKGLLSRVVLMGLRRTPETPTSLFAVSPGTPESTVVES is encoded by the exons ATGGCACTTGGACTCCATCCTTCTGTATTTGCTGCAGGCAGATTCATCATGTGGGTCCTGACAGCCCTCCTGCTCCTGG TTCCAAGTAGTGGGCAAGCAG ttgctctggagaagcccaTACTGTCTCTACACCCACCTTGGACCACAATCTTCAAGGGGGAGCGGGTAACCTTGCGGTGTGATGGGTACCATCCTCTGCTCCTGGAGCTCCGGCCCATCAACACTCTCTGGTACTTGGGTCATCTACTCCTGCCGTCACACAAGAAGAGCATCGAGGTGCAGACACCAGGGGTGTATCGATGCCAGACACGGGGAGCACCCGTCAGTGACCCAATCCACCTCTCTGTATCCAATG ACTGGCTGATCCTGCAGGTGCCCTACGCTGCGGTGTTCGAGGGCGAACCGTTGGTCATGCGCTGCCGCGGCTGGTACGACAAAGTCGTCTACAAGCTTCACTACTACCGCGACAGCCAGGCAGTGCGTTACTTCCACTCCAGCGCCAACTACACCGTGCCGCAGGCGCGTGTCAGCGACAGCGGGCGCTACCAGTGCTCCGGCACCATGCGCATCCCGGTGGAGAGCGCGCCCATGTTCTCCGCCAAGGTGGCCGTGACCGTGCAAG AGCTGTTCCAGGCGCCCGCGCTGAGGGTGATGGGTCGCGTGGAGGATCGCGGCGCGGCCCACCGCGGGGTGGTGATGCGCTGCGACACGCGCCTGCACCCGCAGAAGCGCGACACGCCGCTGCAGTTCGCCTTCTATAAGTATAGTCGGGTCGTGCGACGCTTTGACTGGGGCGCCGAGTACACAGTCCCCGAGCCCGAGGTCGAGGAGCTGGAATCGTACTGGTGCGAGGCAGCCACGGCGACCCGCAGCGTCCGGAAACGCAGCCCCTGGCTGCAGCTCCCCGGGCCGG GCTCTCCTCTGGACCTGGCGTCTGCCACCTCCCCGGCCCCACAGGCCGCAGCTTTGGCGCCCGAAAATAAGCCTCTTTCCTTCAGAAAGCCCTCGGTGTCCAGATCAGTCTCCTCGGTCACCTCCTTCCCGAACACCACTTTATCGGGGCTGTTGTTCCCCGCGGTCAGCGCCCCCACTGCTGGGCCCCCTGCTTGCACTCAGCCATCGCCCTTGGAACAATCGGCCGGAGGAGCCCTGAAACCCGACATGGACCTTCTGCTTCGAGAAATGCAACTGCTCAAAGGCCTTTTGAGTAGGGTGGTTCTCATGGGGCTTAGGAGAACACCCGAGACCCCCACTTCCCTTTTTGCTGTGAGCCCAGGAACCCCGGAGTCCACTGTTGTGGAGAGCTGA
- the FCRLB gene encoding Fc receptor-like B isoform X2 — translation MALGLHPSVFAAGRFIMWVLTALLLLVPSSGQAVALEKPILSLHPPWTTIFKGERVTLRCDGYHPLLLELRPINTLWYLGHLLLPSHKKSIEVQTPGVYRCQTRGAPVSDPIHLSVSNDWLILQVPYAAVFEGEPLVMRCRGWYDKVVYKLHYYRDSQAVRYFHSSANYTVPQARVSDSGRYQCSGTMRIPVESAPMFSAKVAVTVQVGSCDALTGAPSTQSPSPRSRSWNRTGARQPRRPAASGNAAPGCSSPGRALLWTWRLPPPRPHRPQLWRPKISLFPSESPRCPDQSPRSPPSRTPLYRGCCSPRSAPPLLGPLLALSHRPWNNRPEEP, via the exons ATGGCACTTGGACTCCATCCTTCTGTATTTGCTGCAGGCAGATTCATCATGTGGGTCCTGACAGCCCTCCTGCTCCTGG TTCCAAGTAGTGGGCAAGCAG ttgctctggagaagcccaTACTGTCTCTACACCCACCTTGGACCACAATCTTCAAGGGGGAGCGGGTAACCTTGCGGTGTGATGGGTACCATCCTCTGCTCCTGGAGCTCCGGCCCATCAACACTCTCTGGTACTTGGGTCATCTACTCCTGCCGTCACACAAGAAGAGCATCGAGGTGCAGACACCAGGGGTGTATCGATGCCAGACACGGGGAGCACCCGTCAGTGACCCAATCCACCTCTCTGTATCCAATG ACTGGCTGATCCTGCAGGTGCCCTACGCTGCGGTGTTCGAGGGCGAACCGTTGGTCATGCGCTGCCGCGGCTGGTACGACAAAGTCGTCTACAAGCTTCACTACTACCGCGACAGCCAGGCAGTGCGTTACTTCCACTCCAGCGCCAACTACACCGTGCCGCAGGCGCGTGTCAGCGACAGCGGGCGCTACCAGTGCTCCGGCACCATGCGCATCCCGGTGGAGAGCGCGCCCATGTTCTCCGCCAAGGTGGCCGTGACCGTGCAAG TCGGGTCGTGCGACGCTTTGACTGGGGCGCCGAGTACACAGTCCCCGAGCCCGAGGTCGAGGAGCTGGAATCGTACTGGTGCGAGGCAGCCACGGCGACCCGCAGCGTCCGGAAACGCAGCCCCTGGCTGCAGCTCCCCGGGCCGG GCTCTCCTCTGGACCTGGCGTCTGCCACCTCCCCGGCCCCACAGGCCGCAGCTTTGGCGCCCGAAAATAAGCCTCTTTCCTTCAGAAAGCCCTCGGTGTCCAGATCAGTCTCCTCGGTCACCTCCTTCCCGAACACCACTTTATCGGGGCTGTTGTTCCCCGCGGTCAGCGCCCCCACTGCTGGGCCCCCTGCTTGCACTCAGCCATCGCCCTTGGAACAATCGGCCGGAGGAGCCCTGA
- the FCRLB gene encoding Fc receptor-like B isoform X3: MALGLHPSVFAAGRFIMWVLTALLLLVALEKPILSLHPPWTTIFKGERVTLRCDGYHPLLLELRPINTLWYLGHLLLPSHKKSIEVQTPGVYRCQTRGAPVSDPIHLSVSNDWLILQVPYAAVFEGEPLVMRCRGWYDKVVYKLHYYRDSQAVRYFHSSANYTVPQARVSDSGRYQCSGTMRIPVESAPMFSAKVAVTVQVGSCDALTGAPSTQSPSPRSRSWNRTGARQPRRPAASGNAAPGCSSPGRALLWTWRLPPPRPHRPQLWRPKISLFPSESPRCPDQSPRSPPSRTPLYRGCCSPRSAPPLLGPLLALSHRPWNNRPEEP; encoded by the exons ATGGCACTTGGACTCCATCCTTCTGTATTTGCTGCAGGCAGATTCATCATGTGGGTCCTGACAGCCCTCCTGCTCCTGG ttgctctggagaagcccaTACTGTCTCTACACCCACCTTGGACCACAATCTTCAAGGGGGAGCGGGTAACCTTGCGGTGTGATGGGTACCATCCTCTGCTCCTGGAGCTCCGGCCCATCAACACTCTCTGGTACTTGGGTCATCTACTCCTGCCGTCACACAAGAAGAGCATCGAGGTGCAGACACCAGGGGTGTATCGATGCCAGACACGGGGAGCACCCGTCAGTGACCCAATCCACCTCTCTGTATCCAATG ACTGGCTGATCCTGCAGGTGCCCTACGCTGCGGTGTTCGAGGGCGAACCGTTGGTCATGCGCTGCCGCGGCTGGTACGACAAAGTCGTCTACAAGCTTCACTACTACCGCGACAGCCAGGCAGTGCGTTACTTCCACTCCAGCGCCAACTACACCGTGCCGCAGGCGCGTGTCAGCGACAGCGGGCGCTACCAGTGCTCCGGCACCATGCGCATCCCGGTGGAGAGCGCGCCCATGTTCTCCGCCAAGGTGGCCGTGACCGTGCAAG TCGGGTCGTGCGACGCTTTGACTGGGGCGCCGAGTACACAGTCCCCGAGCCCGAGGTCGAGGAGCTGGAATCGTACTGGTGCGAGGCAGCCACGGCGACCCGCAGCGTCCGGAAACGCAGCCCCTGGCTGCAGCTCCCCGGGCCGG GCTCTCCTCTGGACCTGGCGTCTGCCACCTCCCCGGCCCCACAGGCCGCAGCTTTGGCGCCCGAAAATAAGCCTCTTTCCTTCAGAAAGCCCTCGGTGTCCAGATCAGTCTCCTCGGTCACCTCCTTCCCGAACACCACTTTATCGGGGCTGTTGTTCCCCGCGGTCAGCGCCCCCACTGCTGGGCCCCCTGCTTGCACTCAGCCATCGCCCTTGGAACAATCGGCCGGAGGAGCCCTGA